Proteins found in one Equus przewalskii isolate Varuska chromosome 20, EquPr2, whole genome shotgun sequence genomic segment:
- the GAPT gene encoding protein GAPT, with product MAYHSNFLFLNFLLCCYLPLISASSCDLLVEKEEELNNIPPDTVQLYINDCKVNSIRYNENHLRKLSLLNLSSNCIRTLPDNVLSDLKEKCLKELPKLLLNHTLQGITSVFTCDFIKGSVIPLNNTVCAEMLKNCGNTSAAIAIGISLLLLLVICGIGCVWHWKQRNTTQFSLPKFLQRRSSRRKDYTKTVSLSPYVINSRHKISVQTQDHRSAVRGTDIHGNYENVKVSPLNAKEETEKELYQNIQQCNLEEHIYGNEAPSKYCNFQNLHTSEVPQDEDIYILPDS from the coding sequence ATGGCGTATCATTCAAACttccttttcttgaattttttactTTGCTGTTATCTTCCACTCATTTCTGCTTCATCTTGTGATTTACTggtagaaaaggaagaggagttgAATAACATCCCCCCTGACACAGTGCAATTATACATTAACGATTGTAAAGTAAACAGCATCAGATACAACGAGAACCATCTTCGAAAACTAAGTTTACTCAATCTCTCCTCTAATTGCATCAGGACTTTGCCAGATAATGTTCTTTCAGATCTGAAAGAGAAATGCCTAAAAGAGCTTCCAAAACTACTTTTGAACCATACCTTACAAGGAATTACATCAGTCTTTACCTGTGATTTTATTAAGGGATCTGTCATACCACTAAATAACACTGTTTGTGCAGAAATGTTGAAAAACTGTGGAAATACTTCAGCAGCCATTGCTATAGGAATTTCGCTTCTTTTGCTGTTGGTGATCTGTGGAATTGGGTGTGTTTGGCACTGGAAACAACGTAACACAACACAATTTTCCCTACCGAAGTTTTTgcaaaggagaagcagcaggagaaaagacTATACTAAAACAGTCTCCTTGAGTCCCTATGTTATCAACTCAAGGCATAAAATCTCAGTTCAAACCCAAGACCACAGATCTGCTGTGAGGGGGACTGACATACATGGAAACTAtgaaaatgtgaaagtgagtCCTCTCAATGCTAAAGAAGAAACCGAGAAGGAACTATACCAGAACATTCAGCAGTGCAATTTGGAGGAGCACATCTATGGAAATGAGGCGCCGTCTAAGTATTGTAACTTCCAGAATCTTCATACTTCTGAAGTCCCTCAAGATGAAGACATATATATTCTTCCAGATTcataa